The Clavelina lepadiformis chromosome 1, kaClaLepa1.1, whole genome shotgun sequence genome segment taaattaaacgcactacaatattttttgccacAGATGACAGTGTGATAAATGATGGCCAAATGCTATAGCAAGAACGAAATCAAATACATTTTAGGGAAAAAGTCCATCCTTTGTCGTAATCAAAGTCCAAATTCCACAAGTTCATCGTATTTTCCGTTTATTAGAGTAAATCAACATAATGTCCAACTGAAAATTTATTAtggtcaaaaatatttttataacaaaccTACGATAAATTGTCCTTAAGTAATATTTGAAACTGAGATTTTATGCAATCTGTTTAGAAGTTAAACGTATCACTTACAAAAGCAACCCAATGGGTTTCTGCCAGACCATTCTCCGTTGGGAAGGCATGTCCGACTTCTTTTGCCGACAAGAAAGTATCTAGAACGACAATGGAAGAAAATACGATCATTAACATCAAAGTAAGTTTGACCATTTGGTGTGATGTATCCGTTCTGGGGTGCGTCCGGTAATCGGCATTTGCCGCTTTTAACTGCAGACAAAATACATAGCTTGAGTTTTTAGTATCAGATTACATTCGTTTATACAAATATCGAAATAACAAattagttttaataaaagtaataaaatatttaaacttgtATTTACATGCATCAAAAAAGTAAGTGTGGAAAACCATACAAAAGCAACATTTTTATATAAGTGAGCGGAAAAGTTTGGTTCATGTTGGGTCGCTAGCTATTTCCGTTGCTAAATCACTCACGTTTGCAAGTTGGGAAATCGTCAGACCATTGCCCGTTGTCCAAACATTCCAAGTCTTTCACTCCATCAAGTTCAAACTCTCTGTTGCATTTGAACCAGATCTTTTTTCCGATATCGAAAATTGACTGGTCAATTGGTATAATGAATCCATCCCTAGGCTCTTTGGGTTTTTCACAGCGTACGCCTTTTGCTGAGTAAAGGTAATGATGTAAACTGAATGAATGATTTTCGCCTTAGAAACTTTCAGAATTTATAACTTATTTAGTTCATTTTTCAACCCATAGAACGACAGACTTACGAACACATTTCGGTAGAGCAGGAGACCATGTGTCGTCACGCAAGCATGTCAGATGTTTGGCTCCGACCAAGTCGTATTTTGCACCACAGGAAATCCATATCTTTTCATTCATGAAAAAAAAGC includes the following:
- the LOC143464037 gene encoding E-selectin-like; the protein is MNEKIWISCGAKYDLVGAKHLTCLRDDTWSPALPKCVPKGVRCEKPKEPRDGFIIPIDQSIFDIGKKIWFKCNREFELDGVKDLECLDNGQWSDDFPTCKLKSGKCRLPDAPQNGYITPNGQTYFDVNDRIFFHCRSRYFLVGKRSRTCLPNGEWSGRNPLGCFFGHYVDLL